The following proteins are encoded in a genomic region of Musa acuminata AAA Group cultivar baxijiao chromosome BXJ2-11, Cavendish_Baxijiao_AAA, whole genome shotgun sequence:
- the LOC135627892 gene encoding kelch repeat-containing protein At3g27220-like produces MARPGSGKQTPRKCVFLLSCVVFLAIVLLADFFWVSSSSSPSGISPPSSFSYWPTSFDLSLGLSTPKAKQPKGDSKDVKLSVRYLNATYADLPAPQIEWEEMPEAPVPRLDGAAVQINDLFYIFAGYGTIDYVHSHVDIYNFTNNTWGGRIEMPREMANSHLGMATDGRYIYAVTGQYGPQCRGPTNRNFVLDTQTKEWSELPPLPVPRYAPATQLWRGRLHVMGGSKEDRHEPGLDHWSIAVKDGKALEKEWTTEIPIPRGGPHRACVVANDQLLVIGGQEGDFMAKPGSPIYKCSRRHEVQYGDVYMLADGNKWKQLPPMPLPNSHIEFAWVIVNNSIIVVGGTTMKHPITKKMILLGEVFRFNLDSLKWSVIGRMPYRIKTTLAAFWNGWLYFTSGQRDRGPNDPSPRKVVGSMYRTKLSLT; encoded by the exons ATGGCCAGACCTGGAAGCGGGAAGCAAACGCCACGGAAATGCGTCTTCCTCCTTTCCTGCGTCGTCTTCCTCGCCATCGTCCTCCTCGCCGACTTCTTCTgggtctcctcctcctcatcgccTTCGGGCATCTCTCCTCCCTCTTCGTTTTCCTACTGGCCCACCTCCTTCGACCTCTCCCTCGGCCTCTCCACACCCAAGGCCAAGCAA CCAAAAGGAGACTCTAAAGATGTCAAGTTGTCAGTTAGATATCTTAATGCAACTTATGCTGATTTACCTGCACCGCAAATAGAATGGGAAGAGATGCCTGAAGCACCTGTACCTCGTCTAGATGGGGCAGCTGTACAAATTAATGATCTGTTTTATATATTTGCAGGATATGGTACCATTGATTAT GTGCATTCTCATGTTGATATATACAATTTCACAAATAATACATGGGGTGGAAGGATTGAAATGCCAAGAGAAATGGCAAATTCTCACTTGGGAATGGCAACGGATGGAAGATATATTTATGCTGTCACAGGACAATATGGTCCACAATGTAGAGGGCCTACTAATCGCAACTTTGTGCTGGATACACAGACGAAAGAGTGGAGTGAATTGCCCCCACTACCCGTTCCTAG GTATGCCCCAGCAACTCAACTTTGGAGAGGCAGACTGCATGTTATGGGTGGCAGCAAAGAGGATCGTCATGAACCTGGATTAGATCATTGGAGCATTGCAGTAAAGGATGGCAAGGCATTGGAAAAGGAATGGACAACTGAGATACCTATACCACGTGGTGGTCCTCACAG GGCATGTGTTGTTGCTAATGATCAACTGCTAGTTATCGGTGGTCAAGAGGGTGATTTTATGGCTAAGCCTGGATCACCTATATACAAATGTTCTCGAAGACATGAG GTGCAATATGGTGATGTTTACATGCTGGCTGATGGAAACAAATGGAAGCAACTTCCTCCCATGCCATTACCAAATTCCCACATAGAGTTTGCATGGGTTATCGTCAACAACTCAATTATTGTTGTGGGTGGCACTACAATGAAACACCCAATTACCAAGAAGATGATTCTACTTGGTGAAGTATTCCGGTTTAATTTAGATTCCCTG AAATGGTCAGTAATTGGTCGAATGCCATATCGAATCAAGACTACCTTGGCTGCCTTCTGGAATGGCTGGCTATACTTCACATCTGGCCAGCGTGACAGGGGGCCAAATGATCCATCTCCAAGAAAGGTTGTGGGAAGCATGTACAGAACCAAATTAAGCTTAACGTGA
- the LOC135627372 gene encoding glyceraldehyde-3-phosphate dehydrogenase 2, cytosolic-like, which produces MAGNIKIGINGFGRIGRLVARVALQSDDVELVAVNDPFITTDYMTYMFKYDTVHGSWKHHEIKVKDSKTLLFGDKQVTVFGVRNPEEIPWGETGAEYIVESTGVFTDKDKAAAHLKGGAKKVIISAPSKDAPMFVVGVNENEYKPDINIVSNASCTTNCLAPLAKVVHDRFGIVEGLMTTVHAITATQKTVDGPSSKDWRGGRAASFNIIPSSTGAAKAVGKVLPALNGKLTGMAFRVPIVDVSVVDLTVRLEKEATYEEIKAAIKEESEGKLKGILGYVEEDLVSTDFVGDKRSSIFDAKAGISLNGKFVKLVSWYDNEWGYSSRVIDLIRHMHKTQ; this is translated from the exons ATGG CGGGAAATATCAAGATCGGCATCAACG GGTTCGGAAGGATCGGGAGGCTGGTCGCCAGAGTAGCGCTCCAAAGCGACGATGTGGAGCTCGTCGCCGTGAATGACCCCTTTATCACCACCGATTACATG ACGTACATGTTTAAGTATGATACCGTGCATGGATCTTGGAAGCATCACGAGATCAAGGTGAAGGACTCCAAGACTCTTCTCTTTGGCGATAAGCAAGTTACTGTTTTTGGAGTTAG GAATCCTGAGGAGATTCCATGGGGTGAGACCGGTGCTGAGTACATTGTGGAATCCACTGGTGTCTTCACTGACAAGGACAAGGCTGCTGCTCACCTTAAG GGTGGTGCCAAGAAGGTCATCATCTCCGCTCCCAGCAAGGATGCTCCAATGTTCGTTGTAGGGGTGAATGAAAATGAGTACAAGCCGGACATTAATATTGTCTCCAATGCAAGCTGCACGACCAACTGTCTTGCTCCTTTAGCCAAG GTTGTCCATGATAGATTTGGAATAGTAGAGGGTTTGATGACCACAGTTCATGCTATCACTG CTACTCAAAAAACCGTTGATGGACCATCTAGTAAGGACTGGAGAGGTGGACGAGCTGCAAGCTTCAACATCATTCCTAGCAGCACTGGTGCTGCAAAG GCTGTTGGAAAAGTGCTTCCTGCTTTGAATGGAAAGTTAACTGGTATGGCTTTCCGTGTTCCAATTGTTGATGTGTCGGTTGTGGATCTCACTGTCAGGCTTGAGAAAGAAGCCACCTATGAGGAGATCAAGGCTGCCATCAA GGAGGAATCTGAGGGAAAGCTGAAGGGCATCTTGGGATATGTGGAGGAGGACTTGGTATCCACCGACTTTGTAGGAGACAAGAG ATCAAGCATTTTTGATGCCAAGGCTGGAATTTCTTTGAATGGAAAGTTTGTCAAGCTTGTGTCTTGGTATGATAACGAGTGGGGCTACAG CTCACGTGTTATCGACCTGATTCGCCACATGCACAAGACCCAGTGA